From a region of the Enterobacter sp. JBIWA008 genome:
- the miaB gene encoding tRNA (N6-isopentenyl adenosine(37)-C2)-methylthiotransferase MiaB: MTKKLHIKTWGCQMNEYDSSKMADLLDTTHGYQLTENAKEADVLLLNTCSIREKAQEKVFHVLGRWKLLKRKNPDLIIGVGGCVASQEGKLIRQRAPYVDIVFGPQTLHRLPEMINQVRGNRSPVVDVSFPEIEKFDRLPEPRADGPTAFVSIMEGCNKYCTYCVVPYTRGEEVSRPADDILFEIAQLAAQGVREVNLLGQNVNAWRGENYDGTTGSFAELLRLVAAIDGIDRIRFTTSHPMEFTDDIIDVYRDTPELVSFLHLPIQCGSDRVLNLMGRPHTVLEYKSTIRKLREARPDIQISSDFIVGFPGETADDFERTMKLIGEVNFDVSYSFIFSARPGTPAADMVDDVPEEEKKQRLYVLQDRINQQANAWSRRMLGTVQRILVEGTSRKSIMELSGRTENNRVVNFEGTPDMIGKFVDVEIVEVLTNSLRAKLVRTEDEMGLRIAESPESVISRTRKENDSGVGIYQP; this comes from the coding sequence ATGACTAAAAAACTCCATATAAAAACCTGGGGCTGTCAGATGAACGAATACGATTCATCCAAGATGGCCGATCTGCTGGATACCACCCACGGATACCAGCTGACTGAAAATGCGAAAGAAGCGGACGTGCTGCTGCTGAACACCTGTTCGATTCGTGAAAAAGCGCAGGAAAAAGTCTTTCACGTGTTAGGCCGCTGGAAGCTTCTCAAGCGAAAAAACCCGGACCTGATCATCGGCGTGGGCGGTTGCGTTGCGTCGCAGGAAGGCAAGCTGATCCGCCAGAGAGCCCCGTATGTGGATATCGTCTTTGGCCCTCAGACCCTGCACCGCCTGCCGGAGATGATCAATCAGGTTCGCGGCAACCGTAGCCCGGTCGTTGACGTTAGCTTCCCTGAGATCGAAAAATTTGACCGTCTGCCGGAGCCGCGCGCCGATGGCCCGACCGCCTTCGTCTCCATCATGGAAGGCTGCAACAAATACTGCACTTACTGCGTGGTGCCTTACACCCGTGGTGAAGAAGTCAGCCGTCCAGCAGACGATATACTGTTTGAAATCGCACAGCTTGCCGCACAGGGCGTTCGCGAAGTAAACCTGCTGGGCCAGAACGTTAACGCCTGGCGTGGGGAAAACTACGACGGCACCACCGGCAGCTTTGCCGAGCTGTTGCGTCTGGTGGCTGCGATTGACGGTATCGACCGCATTCGCTTTACCACCAGCCATCCGATGGAATTTACCGACGACATCATCGACGTGTATCGCGATACGCCAGAGCTGGTGAGCTTCCTGCACCTGCCGATTCAGTGTGGTTCTGACCGCGTGCTGAACCTGATGGGCCGCCCGCATACGGTGCTCGAGTACAAGTCCACCATTCGCAAGCTGCGTGAAGCGCGTCCGGATATCCAGATCAGCTCCGATTTTATCGTCGGCTTCCCTGGCGAAACCGCTGATGACTTCGAGCGCACCATGAAGCTCATCGGTGAAGTGAATTTTGACGTCAGCTACAGCTTTATCTTCTCTGCGCGTCCTGGGACACCTGCGGCCGATATGGTTGACGATGTGCCGGAAGAAGAGAAAAAGCAGCGTCTGTATGTTCTCCAGGATCGTATTAACCAGCAGGCCAACGCGTGGAGCCGCCGTATGCTCGGCACCGTTCAGCGCATTCTGGTGGAAGGCACTTCCCGCAAGAGCATTATGGAACTCTCCGGTCGTACGGAAAACAACCGCGTGGTGAACTTTGAAGGCACCCCGGACATGATCGGTAAATTCGTGGACGTCGAGATTGTCGAAGTGCTGACCAACTCGCTGCGCGCGAAGCTGGTACGCACCGAGGACGAAATGGGCCTGCGTATTGCTGAGTCACCGGAATCCGTGATCTCTCGTACCCGTAAAGAAAACGATTCTGGCGTTGGGATTTACCAGCCTTAA
- the ybeY gene encoding rRNA maturation RNase YbeY produces the protein MSQVILDLQLACEDNSGMPDEAQFQKWLDAVIPQFQEESEVTIRLVDEAESHELNLTYRGKDKPTNVLSFPFEAPPGIEIPLLGDLIICRQVVEQEAKEQQKPLEAHWAHMVVHGSLHLLGYDHIEDDEAEEMESLETEIMLALGYEDPYIAEKE, from the coding sequence ATGAGTCAGGTGATCCTCGATTTACAGCTGGCCTGTGAAGACAATTCCGGCATGCCAGATGAGGCACAGTTTCAGAAATGGCTGGATGCCGTTATTCCTCAGTTTCAGGAAGAATCAGAAGTTACGATTCGCCTGGTGGATGAAGCTGAAAGCCACGAGCTTAACCTGACCTATCGCGGGAAAGATAAGCCGACCAACGTGCTCTCTTTCCCGTTCGAAGCGCCGCCGGGCATTGAGATACCGCTGCTGGGCGATCTGATCATCTGCCGTCAGGTGGTTGAGCAGGAAGCTAAAGAACAGCAAAAGCCGCTTGAGGCCCACTGGGCGCATATGGTGGTACACGGCAGTCTGCACCTGCTCGGCTACGATCACATTGAAGACGACGAAGCGGAAGAGATGGAGTCCCTCGAGACAGAGATAATGCTTGCTCTGGGCTATGAGGATCCGTACATTGCCGAGAAAGAATAG
- the nagB gene encoding glucosamine-6-phosphate deaminase — MRLIPLATAEQVGKWAARHIVNRINAFKPTADRPFVLGLPTGGTPLTAYKALVEMHKAGQVSFKHVVTFNMDEYVGLPKDHPESYHSFMHRNFFDHVDIPSENINLLNGNAPDIDAECRQYEEKIRSYGKIHLFMGGVGNDGHIAFNEPASSLASRTRIKTLTHDTRVANSRFFDGDVNQVPKYALTVGVGTLLDAEEVMILVLGGVKAQALQAAVEGNVNHMWTISCLQLHPKSVIVCDEPSTMELKVKTLKYFNELEAENIKGL; from the coding sequence ATGAGACTGATTCCCCTGGCAACTGCTGAACAAGTCGGTAAATGGGCCGCTCGCCATATCGTTAATCGTATTAACGCGTTTAAGCCGACCGCCGATCGTCCTTTCGTTCTTGGACTTCCGACAGGCGGCACACCGCTGACCGCCTATAAGGCGCTGGTTGAGATGCATAAAGCAGGCCAGGTTAGCTTCAAACATGTTGTGACCTTCAATATGGATGAATACGTTGGCTTACCGAAAGACCACCCGGAAAGCTACCATAGCTTTATGCACCGCAATTTCTTTGATCACGTTGATATTCCATCTGAAAATATTAACCTGCTGAATGGAAACGCGCCTGATATTGACGCAGAATGCCGTCAGTATGAAGAAAAAATCCGTTCTTACGGTAAGATCCACCTGTTCATGGGTGGTGTAGGTAATGATGGTCATATCGCGTTTAACGAACCGGCGTCATCTCTGGCTTCCCGCACCCGTATTAAAACGCTGACCCATGACACGCGCGTGGCAAACTCCCGCTTCTTTGACGGCGATGTTAACCAGGTACCAAAATACGCCCTGACCGTAGGCGTAGGCACCCTGCTGGATGCCGAAGAAGTGATGATCCTGGTGCTGGGCGGCGTGAAAGCCCAAGCGCTCCAGGCTGCCGTTGAAGGCAACGTTAACCATATGTGGACCATCAGCTGCCTGCAGCTGCATCCTAAATCAGTCATCGTTTGCGACGAACCGTCCACGATGGAGCTGAAGGTTAAAACGCTGAAATACTTCAACGAGTTAGAAGCTGAGAACATCAAAGGTCTGTAA
- the asnB gene encoding asparagine synthase B — MCSIFGVLDIKTDAGELRKKALELSRLMRHRGPDWSGVYASDKAILAHERLSIVDVNAGAQPLYNEKKTHALAVNGEIYNHQALRAEYDDRYAFQTGSDCEVILALYQEKGPEFLDDLQGMFAFALYDSEKDAYLIGRDHIGIIPLYMGHDEHGNFYVASEMKALVPVCRTIKEFPAGSYLWSKDGEIRSYYQRDWFDYDAVKDNVTDKAELRQALEDSVKSHLMSDVPYGVLLSGGLDSSVISAITKKFAARRVEDQERSEAWWPQLHSFAVGLEGAPDLKAAQEVANHLGTVHHEIHFTVQEGLDAIRDVIYHIETYDVTTIRASTPMYLMSRKIKAMGIKMVLSGEGSDEVFGGYLYFHKAPNAKELHEETVRKLQALHMFDCARANKAMSAWGVEARVPFLDKKFLDVAMRINPQDKMCGNGKMEKHILRECFESYLPASVAWRQKEQFSDGVGYSWIDTLKEVAAKQVSDQQLETASFRFPYNTPGSKEAYLYREIFEELFPVPSAAECVPGGPSVACSSAKAIEWDESFKSMNDPSGRAVGVHQSAYK; from the coding sequence ATGTGTTCAATTTTTGGCGTACTGGATATTAAAACTGACGCGGGCGAACTGCGTAAAAAAGCACTCGAACTATCCCGCCTGATGCGCCATCGCGGCCCGGACTGGTCAGGCGTTTACGCCAGTGACAAAGCGATTCTGGCTCACGAACGTCTGTCTATTGTTGACGTCAACGCCGGTGCACAGCCGCTGTATAACGAGAAAAAAACGCACGCGCTGGCTGTCAACGGTGAAATCTATAACCACCAGGCCCTGCGCGCCGAATACGACGACCGCTACGCGTTCCAGACCGGTTCTGACTGTGAAGTGATCCTGGCGCTGTATCAGGAGAAAGGGCCCGAGTTCCTGGACGACCTGCAGGGAATGTTTGCCTTCGCCCTGTACGACAGCGAAAAAGATGCTTACCTGATTGGCCGTGACCACATCGGCATTATCCCGCTGTACATGGGCCACGATGAGCATGGCAACTTCTACGTTGCCTCTGAAATGAAAGCCCTGGTGCCGGTCTGCCGCACCATTAAAGAGTTCCCGGCGGGCAGCTATCTGTGGAGCAAAGACGGCGAGATCCGTTCCTATTACCAGCGTGACTGGTTCGACTATGATGCGGTAAAAGACAACGTCACGGACAAAGCCGAACTGCGTCAGGCTCTGGAAGATTCCGTGAAAAGCCACCTGATGTCCGACGTGCCGTACGGCGTGCTGCTCTCCGGAGGTCTGGACTCCTCCGTGATCTCCGCGATCACCAAGAAATTCGCGGCCCGTCGCGTGGAAGATCAGGAGCGCTCAGAAGCCTGGTGGCCACAGCTGCACTCTTTTGCGGTTGGCCTGGAAGGTGCACCTGACCTGAAAGCTGCTCAGGAAGTGGCGAACCACCTCGGCACCGTGCACCATGAAATTCATTTCACCGTGCAGGAAGGTCTGGATGCGATCCGCGATGTGATCTATCACATCGAAACCTATGACGTGACCACCATCCGCGCCTCAACGCCGATGTACCTGATGTCGCGTAAGATCAAAGCGATGGGCATCAAGATGGTGCTCTCAGGTGAAGGTTCGGACGAAGTGTTTGGCGGCTACCTGTACTTCCACAAAGCGCCAAACGCTAAAGAGCTGCATGAAGAAACCGTGCGTAAGCTTCAGGCGTTGCACATGTTCGACTGTGCGCGTGCCAACAAAGCGATGTCGGCCTGGGGCGTGGAAGCGCGCGTACCGTTCCTGGATAAGAAATTCCTCGACGTGGCGATGCGCATTAACCCTCAGGACAAGATGTGCGGCAACGGCAAAATGGAAAAACATATCCTGCGTGAATGTTTTGAATCCTACCTGCCGGCGAGCGTGGCATGGCGTCAGAAAGAGCAGTTCTCCGATGGAGTAGGTTATAGCTGGATCGACACCCTGAAAGAGGTCGCGGCGAAACAGGTTTCAGACCAACAGCTGGAAACCGCAAGCTTCCGCTTCCCTTACAACACGCCGGGCTCGAAAGAGGCCTATTTGTACCGTGAAATTTTTGAAGAGCTGTTCCCGGTGCCGAGTGCTGCCGAGTGTGTACCGGGTGGCCCGTCCGTCGCCTGTTCGTCTGCCAAAGCAATAGAATGGGATGAATCGTTCAAATCCATGAACGATCCATCAGGACGCGCGGTAGGCGTTCACCAGTCAGCCTACAAATAA
- the nagA gene encoding N-acetylglucosamine-6-phosphate deacetylase, giving the protein MYALTHGRIYTGHEILDDHAIVIADGLIERVCPLAELPPEIEQRSLNGAVISPGFIDVQLNGCGGVQFNDTADAVTVETLEIMQKANEKSGCTSYLPTLITSSDDLMKQGIRVMREYLAKHPNQALGLHLEGPWLNMVKKGTHNPNYVRKPDAELVDYLCANADVITKVTLAPEMTGTDVISKLAGAGIIVSAGHSNATLKEAKAGFRAGITFATHLYNAMPYITGREPGLVGAILDEPDVYCGIIADGLHVDYTNIRNAKRLKGDKLCLVTDATAPAGANIEQFIFASKTIYYRNGLCVDENGTLSGSSLTMIEGVRNLVEHCGIALDEVLRMATLYPARAMGVDKQLGGIAPGMVANLTAFTHDFKIIKTIVNGNEVVTE; this is encoded by the coding sequence ATGTACGCTTTAACCCACGGTCGGATTTATACCGGCCATGAAATTCTGGATGACCATGCGATTGTTATCGCTGATGGCCTGATTGAACGTGTTTGCCCGCTGGCAGAACTGCCGCCGGAGATTGAACAGCGCTCACTCAATGGAGCAGTAATCTCCCCCGGTTTCATCGACGTACAGCTTAACGGCTGCGGCGGTGTGCAATTCAATGACACCGCGGATGCGGTGACGGTCGAAACCCTGGAGATCATGCAGAAAGCCAATGAGAAATCGGGCTGCACCAGCTATCTGCCAACGCTCATCACCAGTAGTGATGATCTCATGAAGCAGGGTATCCGCGTGATGCGGGAATACCTGGCCAAACACCCTAATCAGGCACTGGGCCTGCATCTTGAAGGGCCATGGCTGAATATGGTCAAGAAAGGGACGCATAACCCGAATTACGTGCGTAAACCTGATGCGGAACTGGTTGACTACCTGTGTGCGAACGCCGATGTGATCACCAAAGTGACGCTAGCGCCTGAAATGACGGGTACGGATGTCATCAGCAAACTGGCTGGTGCCGGGATTATCGTTTCAGCAGGGCACTCTAACGCGACGCTGAAAGAGGCGAAAGCCGGTTTCCGCGCGGGCATTACCTTCGCAACGCACCTTTACAACGCTATGCCGTATATCACAGGCCGTGAACCGGGCCTGGTCGGGGCGATTCTGGATGAGCCAGACGTCTACTGCGGCATAATTGCGGACGGATTACATGTCGATTACACCAACATTCGCAATGCTAAGCGGCTGAAAGGTGACAAGCTTTGTCTGGTGACGGATGCCACCGCACCGGCAGGTGCAAATATTGAGCAGTTCATTTTTGCCAGTAAAACAATATACTACCGCAATGGACTGTGTGTGGATGAAAACGGTACGCTGAGCGGTTCCTCTTTGACCATGATTGAAGGGGTGCGTAACCTGGTTGAACATTGCGGAATTGCGCTTGATGAAGTCCTGCGTATGGCAACCCTTTATCCGGCTCGCGCAATGGGCGTGGATAAACAGCTCGGCGGAATTGCACCAGGTATGGTTGCAAACCTGACGGCATTCACACACGATTTTAAAATTATTAAGACCATCGTTAATGGTAACGAGGTCGTCACTGAGTAA
- a CDS encoding N-acetylglucosamine repressor has product MTPGGQAQIGNVDLVKQLNSAAVYRLIDQHGPISRIQIAEQSQLAPASVTKITRQLIERGLIKEVDQQASTGGRRAISIITETRNFQAIGVRLGRHDTTLTLYDLSSKAIAEEHYPLPERTQETLEHALLNTIAQFIESCQRKIRELIAISVILPGLVDPESGVIRYMPHIQVENWGLVDALEKRFKVTCFVGHDIRSLALAEHYFGASQDCEDSILVRVHRGTGAGIISNGRIFIGRNGNVGEIGHIQVEPLGERCHCGNFGCLETIAANTAIEQRVRHLLEQGYQSRVTLDDYKIGTICKAANKGDALACEVIEQVGRHLGKTIAIAINLFNPQKVVIAGEIVEAEKVLLPAIEGCINTQALKAFRQNLPVVRSKLDHRSAIGAFALVKRAMLNGILLQHLLES; this is encoded by the coding sequence ATGACACCTGGCGGACAAGCTCAAATCGGTAATGTCGATCTCGTTAAACAACTTAACAGTGCGGCGGTATACCGCCTGATTGACCAGCACGGACCAATCTCGCGAATTCAAATAGCCGAACAAAGCCAGCTTGCTCCCGCCAGCGTGACAAAAATTACCCGCCAGCTCATTGAGCGCGGTCTGATCAAAGAAGTCGATCAGCAGGCCTCCACCGGGGGCCGCCGCGCTATCTCCATTATTACCGAAACCCGCAATTTTCAGGCAATTGGCGTCCGGCTGGGCCGTCATGACACCACGCTCACGCTGTACGATCTGAGCAGTAAAGCGATTGCGGAAGAGCACTACCCTCTTCCGGAGCGCACCCAGGAGACGCTGGAGCATGCGCTGCTGAATACCATCGCGCAGTTTATTGAAAGCTGTCAGCGCAAAATCCGCGAACTTATTGCTATCTCCGTGATTCTGCCCGGCCTGGTCGACCCGGAAAGCGGCGTGATCCGATATATGCCGCACATTCAGGTTGAAAACTGGGGGTTGGTCGACGCGCTGGAAAAGCGTTTTAAAGTAACCTGCTTTGTGGGCCACGACATTCGCTCTCTGGCACTGGCAGAGCACTACTTTGGTGCGAGCCAGGACTGCGAAGACTCTATTCTGGTGCGCGTTCACCGCGGAACGGGCGCCGGTATTATCTCTAACGGCCGTATTTTTATTGGTCGCAACGGTAACGTCGGCGAGATCGGCCACATTCAGGTTGAGCCCCTCGGGGAGCGCTGCCACTGCGGCAACTTCGGCTGCCTTGAAACCATTGCCGCCAATACGGCCATCGAGCAGCGCGTTCGCCATCTCCTTGAGCAGGGTTATCAAAGCCGCGTCACGCTGGACGATTACAAGATAGGAACCATCTGCAAAGCCGCCAATAAAGGCGATGCGCTGGCCTGTGAAGTGATCGAGCAGGTAGGACGCCACCTGGGGAAAACCATCGCCATCGCCATTAACCTGTTCAACCCACAAAAAGTGGTGATCGCCGGTGAAATTGTAGAAGCGGAAAAGGTGCTACTCCCCGCCATTGAAGGCTGTATTAACACCCAGGCGCTGAAAGCATTCCGCCAGAATCTCCCGGTTGTTCGTTCAAAGCTTGACCATCGTTCGGCGATTGGCGCATTCGCGCTGGTCAAACGCGCCATGCTTAACGGAATTCTGCTGCAGCATTTGCTGGAAAGTTGA
- the ubiF gene encoding 3-demethoxyubiquinol 3-hydroxylase → MTLQHTEVAVVGGGMVGGALALGLAQQGFEVTVIEQAAPPTFDPTSKPDVRISAISAASVDLLRGLGVWDAVLAMRAHPYSRLETWEWENAHVAFDAAELKLPRLGYMVENNVLQRALWQALESHPKVTLRVPASLKALHPHDSGYVLALDSGDELAVKLVVGADGANSLVRQMAGIGVHAWQYEQSCMLITVECENAPGESTWQHFTPNGPHAFLPLFDNWASLVWYDKPARIRQLQGLSIEQLQWEIHLNFPGRLGNVTPIAAGAFPLTRRHALQYAREGLALVGDAAHTIHPLAGQGVNLGYRDVEALLDVLGSARGHAENWASHLVLKRYQTRRMADNFIMQSGMDLFYAGFSNDLAPVRILRNIGLMAAERAGGLKRQALKYALGL, encoded by the coding sequence ATGACACTCCAACACACCGAAGTTGCCGTTGTCGGCGGCGGTATGGTCGGCGGCGCGCTGGCGCTGGGGCTGGCGCAGCAGGGATTTGAGGTAACGGTAATTGAACAGGCTGCTCCGCCGACATTCGATCCCACCAGCAAACCGGATGTGCGCATTTCCGCGATCAGCGCGGCGTCCGTCGATCTGCTGCGCGGGCTGGGCGTCTGGGACGCGGTGCTGGCGATGCGCGCCCATCCATACAGCCGTCTTGAAACCTGGGAGTGGGAAAATGCCCACGTCGCGTTTGATGCCGCTGAGCTGAAGCTGCCGCGCCTGGGCTATATGGTGGAAAACAACGTGCTCCAGCGGGCGCTCTGGCAAGCCCTGGAGTCGCACCCTAAGGTCACGCTGCGCGTGCCTGCGTCGCTTAAGGCGCTGCATCCTCACGATAGCGGTTATGTACTGGCCCTCGACAGCGGCGATGAACTGGCCGTGAAGCTGGTCGTCGGGGCGGACGGCGCCAACTCGCTGGTCAGGCAGATGGCGGGGATTGGGGTTCATGCCTGGCAGTATGAGCAGTCCTGCATGCTGATTACCGTCGAGTGCGAGAATGCGCCGGGTGAAAGTACCTGGCAGCACTTTACCCCGAATGGCCCGCACGCCTTTTTACCGCTGTTTGATAACTGGGCGTCTCTGGTGTGGTACGACAAACCGGCTCGCATTCGTCAGCTGCAGGGGCTCTCAATTGAACAATTGCAGTGGGAAATCCATCTGAACTTCCCTGGCCGTTTGGGCAACGTTACGCCGATCGCTGCAGGGGCGTTCCCGCTCACGCGCCGTCACGCATTGCAGTATGCCCGAGAGGGGCTGGCGCTGGTGGGGGATGCGGCACACACTATTCACCCGCTGGCCGGGCAGGGGGTCAACCTGGGGTATCGTGACGTTGAGGCTTTACTGGATGTGCTTGGCAGCGCCCGCGGGCACGCGGAAAACTGGGCCAGCCATCTGGTCCTGAAGCGTTACCAGACGCGACGCATGGCGGATAACTTTATTATGCAGTCGGGAATGGATCTGTTCTATGCCGGGTTCAGTAATGACTTAGCCCCGGTGCGCATTCTGCGTAATATTGGATTGATGGCGGCAGAGCGTGCCGGTGGTCTGAAGCGTCAGGCACTGAAATACGCCCTGGGACTTTAA
- a CDS encoding PhoH family protein, which yields MNIDTREISLEPADNARLLSLCGPFDDNIKQLERRLGIEINRRDNHFKLTGRPICVNAAADILRSLYVDTSPMRGEIQDIEPEQIHLAIKEARVLEQSAESVPDYGKAINIKTKRGVIKPRTPNQAQYIANILDHDITFGVGPAGTGKTYLAVAAAVDALERQEIRRILLTRPAVEAGEKLGFLPGDLSQKVDPYLRPLYDALFEMLGFEKVEKLIERNVIEVAPLAYMRGRTLNDAFIILDESQNTTIEQMKMFLTRIGFNSKAVITGDVTQIDLPRSTKSGLRHAIEVLAEVDEISFNFFHSEDVVRHPVVARIVNAYEAWEEADQKRKAELAAERKREAQEQEQK from the coding sequence TTGAACATAGATACGCGTGAAATTAGCCTTGAGCCAGCAGACAACGCTCGCCTGCTGAGCCTGTGCGGGCCGTTTGATGACAACATCAAACAACTGGAGCGACGTCTGGGTATCGAAATCAATCGTCGCGATAATCATTTCAAACTTACCGGACGCCCTATCTGCGTCAACGCCGCTGCGGATATTCTGCGTAGCCTGTATGTGGATACATCCCCCATGCGTGGCGAAATTCAGGATATCGAACCGGAACAAATTCACCTCGCCATTAAAGAGGCGCGCGTGCTTGAGCAGAGCGCGGAAAGCGTGCCGGACTACGGTAAGGCAATCAATATCAAGACCAAACGTGGCGTCATTAAGCCGCGTACGCCAAACCAGGCGCAATACATCGCCAATATCCTCGACCACGATATCACCTTCGGGGTGGGCCCGGCGGGTACGGGTAAAACCTATCTGGCCGTTGCCGCTGCGGTAGATGCCCTGGAACGCCAGGAGATCCGTCGCATCCTGCTGACCCGCCCTGCCGTTGAAGCGGGTGAAAAACTGGGCTTCCTGCCAGGCGATCTGAGCCAGAAGGTCGACCCGTATCTGCGTCCTTTATACGATGCGCTGTTCGAAATGCTGGGCTTTGAGAAGGTCGAGAAGCTCATTGAGCGTAACGTTATCGAAGTTGCTCCGCTCGCCTACATGCGCGGTCGTACGCTGAACGATGCGTTCATCATTCTCGACGAAAGCCAGAACACCACCATCGAACAGATGAAGATGTTCCTGACGCGTATCGGTTTTAACTCGAAAGCGGTCATTACCGGTGACGTCACCCAGATTGACCTGCCGCGCAGCACCAAATCCGGCCTGCGCCACGCCATTGAGGTGCTGGCCGAGGTCGACGAAATCAGCTTTAACTTCTTCCACAGTGAAGACGTGGTACGCCACCCGGTGGTCGCGCGTATCGTTAACGCCTATGAAGCCTGGGAAGAGGCGGATCAGAAGCGTAAGGCCGAACTGGCCGCAGAACGTAAGCGCGAAGCGCAGGAGCAAGAACAGAAATGA
- the nagD gene encoding ribonucleotide monophosphatase NagD: MTIKNVICDIDGVLMHDNVAVPGAAEFLHRIIDKGMPLVLLTNYPSQTGQDLANRFATAGVDVPDSVFYTSAMATADFLKRQEGKKAYVVGEGALIHELYKAGFTITDVNPDFVIVGETRSFNWEMMHKAAYFVASGARFIATNPDTHGRGFYPACGALCAGIEKISGRQPFVVGKPSPWIIRAALNKMQAHSEETVIVGDNLRTDILAGFQAGLETILVLSGVSQLDDIDSMPFRPSWIYPSVDEIDII, translated from the coding sequence ATGACCATTAAGAACGTAATTTGTGATATCGACGGCGTGCTGATGCACGACAACGTCGCCGTGCCGGGTGCTGCGGAGTTTCTTCACCGCATTATCGACAAAGGAATGCCACTGGTTCTGCTCACGAACTACCCTTCCCAAACCGGTCAGGATCTGGCAAACCGTTTTGCCACCGCAGGCGTCGACGTCCCGGACAGCGTGTTTTATACCTCGGCGATGGCCACAGCGGATTTTCTGAAGCGCCAGGAAGGAAAGAAAGCCTACGTAGTGGGGGAAGGTGCGCTGATCCACGAGCTGTACAAAGCAGGCTTCACCATCACTGATGTAAACCCGGACTTCGTGATTGTTGGCGAGACGCGTTCCTTTAACTGGGAGATGATGCATAAAGCTGCATATTTTGTCGCCAGCGGCGCGCGCTTTATCGCTACCAACCCGGATACGCACGGCCGTGGTTTTTATCCGGCCTGCGGCGCGCTCTGCGCCGGTATCGAGAAAATCTCAGGTCGTCAGCCGTTCGTGGTCGGTAAACCGAGCCCGTGGATCATTCGTGCCGCGCTCAACAAGATGCAGGCGCACTCTGAAGAAACGGTTATTGTCGGCGATAACCTGCGCACCGATATTCTGGCCGGTTTCCAGGCGGGTCTGGAGACAATTCTGGTCCTCTCCGGCGTCTCTCAACTTGATGATATTGATTCGATGCCGTTCCGGCCGAGCTGGATTTACCCCTCCGTCGACGAAATCGATATTATTTGA